In Arsenicicoccus sp. oral taxon 190, the following are encoded in one genomic region:
- a CDS encoding glycosyltransferase, whose product MRILLVMGTSSGGMGRHVHGLAEGLVGRGHEVMVGCPQSADELFDYTGTGARVVHLPISDRPHPANDLRAHTTLRALIEGADVVHAHGLRAGALCSLARLGHLAPLIVTLHNATPDSSWLGGVYNTLDRLVASKADLVLTVSRDLEERQRQLGARRVEHAVIPAPPFPEAVAERRAVREALGVEDATPLVVCVARLTTQKGLPVLLDAAARLKDTAVQIVVAGEGPMRHDLETNIEERSLPVRLLGDRRDVPDLLAAADVVVSSAHWEGQPLALQEALEAGAAIVATDAGGTAAVVGSGGILVPVGDADALAREVRRVIDDPGAAQDLRAKARARAEALPTVDDAVEAALAQYSLCLEDVRP is encoded by the coding sequence ATGCGCATCCTCCTGGTGATGGGAACGAGCTCCGGCGGCATGGGCCGTCACGTCCACGGCCTCGCCGAGGGTCTCGTCGGCCGCGGCCACGAGGTCATGGTCGGGTGCCCGCAGTCTGCGGACGAGCTCTTCGACTACACCGGCACCGGGGCCCGGGTCGTGCACCTGCCGATCTCCGACCGCCCGCACCCCGCCAACGACCTGCGCGCCCACACCACCTTGCGGGCGCTCATCGAGGGCGCCGACGTCGTGCACGCCCACGGCCTGCGCGCCGGCGCGCTGTGCTCGCTGGCGCGGCTCGGGCACCTGGCCCCGCTGATCGTCACGCTTCACAACGCCACCCCCGACAGCTCCTGGCTGGGCGGGGTCTACAACACCCTGGACCGGCTGGTCGCCAGCAAGGCCGACCTGGTCCTCACGGTCAGCCGCGACCTCGAGGAGCGCCAGCGTCAGCTGGGCGCCCGCCGGGTCGAGCACGCGGTCATCCCTGCGCCCCCCTTCCCCGAGGCCGTGGCCGAGCGCCGGGCGGTCCGGGAGGCGCTGGGCGTCGAGGACGCCACCCCGCTGGTCGTCTGCGTGGCCCGCCTCACCACGCAGAAGGGCCTGCCGGTGCTGCTCGACGCGGCCGCGCGGCTCAAGGACACCGCGGTGCAGATCGTGGTCGCCGGCGAGGGGCCGATGCGCCACGACCTCGAGACCAACATCGAGGAGCGCTCGCTGCCGGTGCGGCTGCTCGGCGACCGCCGGGACGTCCCCGACCTGCTCGCCGCCGCCGACGTCGTGGTCAGCTCCGCCCACTGGGAGGGGCAGCCGCTCGCGCTGCAGGAGGCGCTGGAGGCGGGGGCCGCCATCGTCGCCACCGACGCCGGCGGCACCGCCGCGGTGGTCGGCTCCGGCGGGATCCTGGTGCCGGTGGGTGACGCCGACGCCCTGGCCCGCGAGGTGCGCCGGGTGATCGACGACCCCGGTGCGGCGCAGGACCTGCGCGCCAAGGCCCGGGCCCGCGCCGAGGCCCTGCCCACCGTGGACGACGCGGTCGAGGCGGCGCTGGCGCAGTACTCCCTGTGCCTCGAGGACGTCCGGCCCTGA
- a CDS encoding CTP synthase, translating to MVDTKHIFVTGGVASSLGKGLTASSLGHLLRARGLRVTMQKLDPYINVDPGTMNPFQHGEVFVTEDGAETDLDIGHYERFLDVNLVGRANVTTGQVYNNVLARERRGEYLGDTVQVIPHITNEIKDRMREPATLGKDAPDIIITEIGGTVGDIESLPFLEAARQVRHEIGRDNSFFLHVSLVPYLAPSGELKTKPTQHSVAALRQVGIQPDGLVLRADREIPEGIKKKISLMCDVDAEGVCACVDAPSIYDIPKVVHREQLDAYVIRRLGLKFRDVNWKDWDQLLQRVHQPAHEVEIALVGKYIDLPDAYLSVTEALRAGGFHHDARVAIRWVASDTCQTPEGAQEALGGVDAVLVPGGFGVRGIEGKLGALRWAREHKVPTLGICLGLQCMVIEAARNLAGIEGASSSEFDPETPAPVIATMAEQKAFVEGAGNLGGTMRLGAYPAKLAKGSVVAGAYGATKASERHRHRYEVNNAYRARLEEAGLVFSGTSPDGTLVEFVELPRDVHPYYVSTQAHPEFKSRPHRAHPLFAGLVGAALEAQGASAKS from the coding sequence GTGGTGGACACCAAGCACATCTTCGTGACCGGAGGCGTTGCCTCGTCGCTCGGCAAGGGCCTCACGGCCTCCAGCCTCGGCCATCTGCTCCGCGCCCGCGGCCTGCGCGTGACGATGCAGAAGCTCGACCCCTACATCAACGTCGACCCCGGCACGATGAACCCCTTCCAGCACGGAGAGGTCTTCGTCACCGAGGACGGGGCCGAGACCGACCTGGACATCGGCCACTACGAGCGCTTCCTGGACGTCAACCTCGTCGGCCGCGCCAACGTCACGACCGGTCAGGTCTACAACAACGTCCTCGCCCGGGAGCGCCGCGGGGAGTACCTCGGCGACACGGTGCAGGTGATCCCGCACATCACCAACGAGATCAAGGACCGGATGCGCGAGCCCGCCACCCTCGGCAAGGACGCCCCGGACATCATCATCACCGAGATCGGCGGCACCGTCGGCGACATCGAGTCGCTGCCCTTCCTGGAGGCCGCGCGCCAGGTGCGTCACGAGATTGGGCGGGACAACAGCTTCTTCCTGCACGTGTCGCTGGTGCCCTATCTCGCGCCCAGCGGCGAGCTCAAGACCAAGCCCACCCAGCACTCCGTCGCCGCGCTGCGCCAGGTCGGCATCCAGCCCGACGGGCTCGTCCTGCGCGCCGACCGGGAGATCCCCGAGGGCATCAAGAAGAAGATCTCCCTCATGTGCGACGTCGACGCCGAGGGCGTGTGCGCCTGCGTCGACGCCCCCTCGATCTACGACATCCCCAAGGTCGTCCACCGCGAGCAGCTCGACGCCTACGTCATCCGACGGCTCGGGCTGAAGTTCCGGGACGTCAACTGGAAGGACTGGGACCAGCTGCTGCAGCGCGTCCACCAGCCCGCCCACGAGGTCGAGATCGCCCTGGTCGGCAAGTACATCGACCTGCCCGACGCCTACCTGTCGGTGACGGAGGCGCTGCGGGCCGGGGGATTCCACCACGACGCCCGCGTCGCGATCCGGTGGGTCGCCTCCGACACCTGCCAGACCCCGGAGGGGGCGCAGGAGGCGCTCGGTGGGGTGGACGCGGTCCTGGTGCCCGGCGGCTTCGGGGTGCGCGGGATCGAGGGCAAGCTCGGCGCGCTGCGCTGGGCCCGCGAGCACAAGGTCCCCACGCTGGGCATCTGCCTGGGTCTGCAGTGCATGGTGATCGAGGCGGCCCGCAACCTCGCGGGCATCGAGGGCGCCTCGTCCTCGGAGTTCGACCCCGAGACGCCCGCCCCGGTCATCGCGACCATGGCGGAGCAGAAGGCCTTCGTCGAGGGGGCCGGCAACCTGGGCGGCACCATGCGGCTAGGCGCCTACCCCGCCAAGCTCGCCAAGGGGTCCGTCGTCGCGGGGGCCTACGGCGCCACCAAGGCCAGCGAGCGGCACCGGCACCGCTACGAGGTCAACAACGCCTACCGCGCCCGGCTGGAGGAGGCCGGGCTGGTCTTCTCCGGCACCTCCCCGGACGGCACGCTGGTGGAGTTCGTCGAGCTGCCGCGCGACGTGCACCCCTACTACGTCTCCACCCAGGCGCACCCGGAGTTCAAGAGCCGCCCGCACCGCGCGCACCCGCTCTTCGCCGGGCTCGTGGGCGCTGCCCTCGAGGCGCAGGGCGCCTCGGCAAAGAGCTGA
- a CDS encoding NUDIX domain-containing protein has translation MPRNDFRGHPQLARTDVVDRIDPRPVVESHVIHEGYVFDLVSETADLGEAGQVRREFLRHPGAVAVVALDSEDRVVLIQQYRHPVGAFEWEIPAGLLDVAGEDPAVAVARELHEEADLRAERWDVLIDYWTTPGGNDEAIRIYLARDLSLVPEDEWHEREDEERDMPTGWLSLDDARAAVLAGQLHNPSTVVGVLAAHASRADGWASLRPADSPWPEHPAHR, from the coding sequence ATGCCGCGCAACGACTTCCGTGGTCACCCGCAGCTGGCCCGCACCGACGTCGTCGACCGGATCGACCCCCGACCGGTCGTCGAGTCCCACGTCATCCACGAGGGCTACGTCTTCGACCTCGTCTCGGAGACAGCCGATCTCGGCGAGGCCGGCCAGGTGCGACGCGAGTTCCTGCGCCACCCGGGAGCGGTCGCGGTGGTGGCGCTGGACAGCGAGGACCGCGTGGTCCTGATCCAGCAGTACCGCCACCCCGTCGGCGCCTTCGAGTGGGAGATCCCGGCCGGGCTGCTCGACGTGGCCGGCGAGGACCCGGCCGTCGCCGTCGCCCGCGAGCTGCACGAGGAGGCCGACCTGCGCGCCGAGCGTTGGGACGTCCTCATCGACTACTGGACCACGCCGGGCGGCAACGACGAGGCCATCCGCATCTACCTCGCCCGCGACCTGTCGCTGGTCCCCGAGGACGAGTGGCACGAGCGTGAGGACGAGGAACGCGACATGCCGACGGGCTGGCTGTCGCTGGACGACGCGCGTGCGGCGGTGCTCGCCGGGCAGCTGCACAACCCCTCCACCGTGGTGGGGGTCCTCGCGGCGCACGCCTCGCGGGCGGACGGCTGGGCGTCGCTCCGCCCCGCTGACAGCCCGTGGCCCGAGCACCCGGCCCACCGGTGA
- a CDS encoding YchJ family protein codes for MSEQGRRATAGSGSGAAFGVVRPPTPGECPCGSGDPYEQCCRPLHLGRHTAKTPEQLMRSRYSAFAVGDAEYLLQTWDPATRPGELRLDPRREWLGLRVIRADGDEVEYAATSLVGGQTHELHEISRFRRLLGRWVYVDGDFPDD; via the coding sequence GTGAGCGAGCAGGGCCGGCGGGCGACCGCGGGGTCAGGGTCCGGCGCCGCCTTCGGCGTCGTCAGGCCGCCCACGCCGGGGGAGTGCCCGTGCGGGTCCGGCGACCCCTACGAGCAGTGCTGCCGACCGCTGCACCTGGGTCGGCATACGGCGAAGACCCCTGAGCAGCTGATGCGCTCGCGGTACTCCGCCTTCGCCGTGGGGGACGCGGAGTATCTCCTGCAGACCTGGGACCCGGCCACCCGGCCCGGTGAACTGCGCCTCGACCCGCGGCGGGAGTGGTTGGGGCTGAGGGTGATCCGCGCGGACGGCGACGAAGTGGAGTATGCCGCAACCTCCCTCGTCGGCGGACAGACCCACGAGCTGCACGAGATCAGCAGGTTCCGACGACTGCTGGGGCGTTGGGTCTACGTCGACGGCGACTTCCCGGACGACTGA
- a CDS encoding DUF421 domain-containing protein, with the protein MSQLLASSITTDLLAWQIPPVEKVIRTVVVYLGIALIVRLAGKRLMAQMNSLDLVVVLLLSNVVQNAIIGDDNSLSGGLLGAAVLVAFNALLERLADTVPWVRWLLEGRPTELIHEGVVDEAALRRLGITELELLNAIHSQGADHTSEVLRARVEPGGNVTVLLKRADQAASYGDLQQAVATLQSSLDELQEGLERQSSGKSPST; encoded by the coding sequence GTGTCCCAGCTGCTGGCGTCATCCATCACCACCGACCTGCTGGCCTGGCAGATCCCGCCGGTCGAGAAGGTCATCCGCACCGTGGTGGTCTACCTGGGGATCGCCTTGATCGTGCGGCTGGCCGGCAAACGCCTCATGGCCCAGATGAACTCGCTGGACCTGGTCGTCGTGCTGCTGCTGTCCAACGTCGTGCAGAACGCCATCATCGGCGACGACAACTCGCTGTCGGGCGGCCTGCTGGGTGCGGCCGTGCTCGTCGCCTTCAACGCCCTGCTCGAGCGCCTGGCCGACACCGTCCCGTGGGTCCGGTGGCTCCTGGAGGGGCGCCCGACCGAGCTCATCCACGAGGGTGTCGTGGACGAGGCGGCCCTGCGCCGGCTCGGCATCACCGAGCTGGAGCTGCTCAACGCGATCCACAGCCAGGGCGCCGACCACACCAGCGAGGTGCTGCGGGCGCGCGTCGAGCCGGGCGGCAACGTGACGGTCCTGCTCAAGCGCGCGGACCAGGCGGCCTCCTACGGCGACCTGCAGCAGGCGGTCGCGACGCTGCAGTCGTCCCTCGACGAGCTGCAGGAGGGGCTCGAGCGTCAGTCGTCCGGGAAGTCGCCGTCGACGTAG
- a CDS encoding VOC family protein, whose product MEPRISLITLGVSDLARSTAFYSSWLGVGPATDHDDVAFFATGGTRLSLYGYEALADDVGPGFADQQRSRFPGITLAHNCRERHEVDEVVAAAEAAGGTVVKAPADAFWGGYSGYVADPDGFLWEIAWGAFPIADDGQLVLG is encoded by the coding sequence ATGGAGCCACGCATCTCACTGATCACCCTCGGCGTCAGCGACCTGGCCCGCTCGACGGCGTTCTACTCGTCCTGGCTCGGGGTCGGCCCGGCCACCGACCACGACGACGTGGCGTTCTTCGCGACGGGCGGGACGCGGCTGTCGCTCTACGGCTACGAGGCGCTCGCGGACGACGTCGGGCCCGGTTTCGCCGACCAGCAACGGTCGCGCTTCCCGGGGATCACGCTGGCGCACAACTGCCGCGAGCGCCACGAGGTCGACGAGGTGGTGGCCGCGGCCGAGGCCGCCGGCGGCACCGTCGTCAAGGCACCTGCCGACGCGTTCTGGGGCGGCTACTCCGGCTACGTCGCCGACCCGGACGGCTTCCTCTGGGAGATCGCCTGGGGCGCCTTCCCGATCGCCGACGACGGGCAGCTCGTCCTCGGCTGA
- a CDS encoding TetR/AcrR family transcriptional regulator — translation MARPAKFTADDLLDGAMRAVARHGTSATVGQVAQEVGAPIGSIYHRFPSREHLFVSLWLRSIRAFHVGLLATRDIDDPREALLAQAIHIPRWCREHPDVAVAMTLYRQRELLGAPPAGLEDEVRTLNDDIWALGREQAAAFYGRRDEHLEQVMALGVRQCPYGLVRPFIGSRMPMPPWLDDACVAAAAAILDLERD, via the coding sequence ATGGCAAGACCTGCGAAGTTCACGGCCGACGACCTCCTCGACGGGGCCATGAGAGCCGTTGCGCGGCATGGCACCTCGGCGACGGTCGGCCAGGTGGCGCAGGAGGTGGGGGCGCCCATCGGCTCCATCTACCACCGGTTCCCCTCCCGCGAGCACCTCTTCGTCTCGCTGTGGCTGCGCTCGATCCGCGCCTTCCACGTCGGGCTGCTCGCGACGCGCGACATCGACGACCCACGAGAAGCCCTGCTGGCCCAGGCGATCCACATCCCGCGCTGGTGCCGCGAGCACCCGGACGTCGCGGTCGCCATGACCCTCTACCGCCAGCGCGAGCTCCTGGGCGCGCCCCCCGCCGGGCTCGAGGACGAGGTCCGCACCCTCAACGACGACATCTGGGCCCTCGGCCGCGAGCAGGCCGCGGCCTTCTACGGCCGGCGCGACGAGCACCTCGAGCAGGTCATGGCGCTCGGCGTGCGGCAGTGCCCCTACGGGCTGGTGCGCCCCTTCATCGGCAGTCGCATGCCGATGCCCCCCTGGCTCGACGACGCCTGCGTCGCGGCAGCCGCCGCCATCCTCGACCTCGAGCGCGACTGA
- a CDS encoding cation transporter: MPPSPPAISPTVLRRTVLLVAALNLAYFFVEAGVALAIGSVSLIADSVDFLEDTAVNLLIALALGWSLHARSVAGKVMAAIICVPALAAAWEAFSKFRHPEAPDVVLLVATAGGAVLVNGLCTWILARARHHGGSLTAAAWLAARNDVIVNLAIIAMGLVTWWTRSGWPDIVLGLVIVVVNVSAAREVWEIAEEERLAAKALAGEDFH, encoded by the coding sequence ATGCCGCCCTCGCCCCCCGCCATCAGCCCCACCGTCCTGCGCCGCACGGTGCTGCTCGTGGCCGCCCTCAACCTGGCGTACTTCTTCGTCGAGGCGGGGGTGGCGCTGGCCATCGGGTCGGTGTCGCTCATCGCGGACTCCGTCGACTTCCTCGAGGACACGGCGGTCAACCTGCTGATCGCGCTGGCGTTGGGGTGGTCGCTGCACGCCCGGTCGGTGGCCGGCAAGGTGATGGCGGCGATCATCTGCGTGCCGGCGCTGGCGGCGGCGTGGGAGGCGTTCTCGAAGTTCCGGCACCCCGAGGCGCCTGACGTCGTGCTGCTCGTGGCCACGGCGGGCGGTGCGGTGCTGGTCAACGGGCTGTGCACCTGGATCCTGGCGCGCGCTCGCCATCACGGCGGGTCCCTCACGGCTGCAGCATGGTTGGCGGCGCGCAACGACGTGATCGTCAACCTCGCGATCATCGCGATGGGGCTGGTGACCTGGTGGACCCGGTCGGGGTGGCCGGACATCGTGCTGGGCCTGGTCATCGTGGTGGTCAACGTGTCGGCGGCGCGCGAGGTGTGGGAGATCGCGGAGGAGGAGCGGCTGGCGGCGAAGGCCCTGGCCGGTGAGGACTTCCACTGA
- the aspS gene encoding aspartate--tRNA ligase: MLRTHEAGTLRAGHSGQTVTLTGWVARRRDHGGVAFLDLRDASGVAQVVVRDEVLAAGGAHELRNEYVVRIVGEVRERPEGNANTDLPTGDIEVVASEIEVLNPSAPLPFQIDERVTVGEEARLKHRYLDLRRPGKSAGAALRLRSQVSAAARKVLGERDFVEIETPTLTRSTPEGARDFLVPARLAPGSWYALPQSPQLFKQLLMVAGMERYYQIARCYRDEDFRADRQPEFTQLDIEMSFVEEDDIIELGEALAKEIWALIGVDLPTPFPRLTYAEAMGRFGSDKPDMRFGNELVECTEFFSDTTFRVFQAEYVGAVVMPGGASQPRKQLDAWQEWAKQRGARGLAYVLVGEDGELGGPVAKNLTDTERAGLAAHVGAQPGDCIFFAAGATKASRALLGAARLEIGRRCGLIDESAWSFLWVNDAPLFEPTADAEAAGDVAVGGGAWTAVHHAFTSPKKEFLDTFDTDPGPALAYAYDMVCNGNEIGGGSIRIHRRDVQERVFQVMGLTQEEAQEKFGFLLDAFAYGAPPHGGIAFGWDRIVMLLGGYESIRDVIAFPKSGGGYDPLTDAPAPITAQQRKEAGIDAKPAAPKASEAAALDTSAVAPQES, encoded by the coding sequence GTGCTTCGTACCCACGAGGCAGGCACCCTGCGTGCCGGCCACTCCGGACAGACCGTCACGCTCACGGGCTGGGTCGCCCGTCGGCGCGATCACGGTGGAGTGGCGTTCCTGGATCTGCGCGACGCGAGCGGCGTCGCCCAGGTCGTGGTCCGTGACGAGGTCCTCGCGGCGGGCGGCGCGCACGAGCTGCGCAACGAGTACGTCGTGAGGATCGTCGGCGAGGTCCGCGAGCGCCCCGAGGGCAACGCCAACACCGACCTGCCCACCGGCGACATCGAGGTCGTGGCCAGCGAGATCGAGGTGCTCAACCCGAGCGCGCCGCTGCCCTTCCAGATCGACGAGCGCGTCACCGTGGGCGAGGAGGCGCGGCTCAAGCACCGCTACCTCGACCTGCGTCGCCCCGGCAAGTCCGCGGGCGCCGCGCTGCGCCTGCGCTCGCAGGTGTCCGCCGCGGCCCGCAAGGTGCTGGGGGAGCGCGACTTCGTCGAGATCGAGACCCCGACCCTGACCCGTTCGACCCCCGAGGGCGCCCGCGACTTCCTCGTGCCCGCGCGCCTCGCCCCCGGCAGCTGGTACGCCCTGCCCCAGTCCCCGCAGCTCTTCAAGCAGCTGCTCATGGTGGCCGGCATGGAGCGCTACTACCAGATCGCGCGCTGCTACCGCGACGAGGACTTCCGCGCCGACCGGCAGCCGGAGTTCACCCAGCTCGACATCGAGATGTCCTTCGTCGAGGAGGACGACATCATCGAGCTCGGCGAGGCTCTCGCCAAGGAGATCTGGGCGCTGATCGGCGTCGACCTGCCGACGCCCTTCCCGCGGCTGACCTACGCCGAGGCGATGGGCCGCTTCGGGTCGGACAAGCCCGACATGCGCTTCGGCAACGAGCTGGTCGAGTGCACGGAGTTCTTCTCAGACACCACGTTCCGCGTCTTCCAGGCCGAGTATGTCGGCGCCGTCGTCATGCCCGGCGGCGCGAGCCAGCCCCGCAAGCAGCTCGACGCCTGGCAGGAGTGGGCCAAGCAGCGCGGCGCCCGCGGTCTCGCCTATGTCCTCGTCGGCGAGGACGGCGAGCTCGGCGGCCCGGTCGCCAAGAACCTCACCGACACCGAGCGGGCCGGCCTGGCCGCGCACGTCGGCGCCCAGCCCGGCGACTGCATCTTCTTCGCCGCCGGGGCGACCAAGGCCTCGCGCGCGCTGCTCGGCGCCGCCCGCCTGGAGATCGGCCGCCGCTGCGGCCTGATCGACGAGTCCGCCTGGTCCTTCCTGTGGGTCAACGACGCGCCGCTCTTCGAGCCGACCGCGGACGCCGAGGCCGCCGGTGACGTCGCCGTCGGTGGGGGAGCGTGGACCGCCGTGCACCACGCCTTCACCTCGCCCAAGAAGGAGTTCCTCGACACCTTCGACACCGACCCGGGCCCGGCCCTCGCCTACGCCTACGACATGGTCTGCAACGGCAACGAGATCGGCGGCGGGTCCATCCGTATCCACCGCCGCGACGTGCAGGAGCGGGTCTTCCAGGTCATGGGGCTGACGCAGGAGGAGGCCCAGGAGAAGTTCGGCTTCCTGCTCGACGCCTTCGCCTACGGCGCCCCGCCGCACGGTGGCATCGCCTTCGGCTGGGACCGGATCGTCATGCTGCTCGGCGGCTACGAGTCCATCCGCGACGTCATCGCCTTCCCCAAGTCGGGTGGCGGCTACGACCCGCTGACGGACGCGCCGGCGCCCATCACGGCCCAGCAGCGCAAGGAGGCCGGGATCGACGCCAAGCCGGCCGCGCCCAAGGCCTCGGAGGCCGCCGCGCTCGACACGTCGGCCGTCGCCCCCCAGGAGTCCTGA
- a CDS encoding HAD family hydrolase, which produces MPEAHRIEVLLLDADGVLQYMPRRWASAILGNPTWPGVERLLEIEAPFLDGRRREGFPEAVAQLLREHRSTITTEEFFAAWSSITAEESALDLVRRVQARGVRCYLATNQQWMRAEVMRDGRLYDDLDGGYYSYELGVKKPDPAYFDHIVRDLGVQRDRVLFVDDTWPNVVGARAAGIRAAHKPYADGVAGLERVLRWHGLL; this is translated from the coding sequence ATGCCGGAGGCCCACCGCATCGAGGTCCTGCTGCTCGACGCCGACGGCGTCCTGCAGTACATGCCGAGGCGGTGGGCCTCCGCCATACTCGGGAATCCCACCTGGCCGGGCGTCGAGCGGCTGCTCGAGATCGAGGCGCCGTTCCTGGACGGGCGGCGCCGCGAGGGCTTCCCCGAGGCGGTCGCGCAGCTGCTCCGTGAGCACCGCTCGACGATCACGACGGAGGAGTTCTTCGCCGCCTGGTCCTCGATCACGGCCGAGGAATCCGCGCTGGACCTGGTCCGGCGGGTGCAGGCCCGCGGGGTCCGCTGCTACCTCGCGACCAACCAGCAGTGGATGCGCGCCGAGGTCATGCGCGACGGCCGGCTCTACGACGACCTCGACGGCGGCTACTACTCCTACGAGCTCGGGGTCAAGAAGCCCGACCCCGCCTACTTCGACCACATCGTGCGGGACCTCGGGGTGCAGCGCGATCGCGTGCTCTTCGTCGACGACACGTGGCCCAACGTCGTCGGCGCCCGAGCGGCCGGGATCCGGGCGGCGCACAAGCCGTATGCCGACGGGGTCGCCGGCCTCGAGCGCGTCCTGCGCTGGCACGGCCTGCTCTGA